One window of Arthrobacter oryzae genomic DNA carries:
- a CDS encoding TrmH family RNA methyltransferase has translation MTFHYLESADDPRVSDYTRLTDVHLRKVREPAEGMYIAESSRVLRRALAAGHVPRSFFLAEKWLADLADVFDRFPDVPVYVGSAALLEEITGFHLHRGAMAAMHRPAPVPLPELLAGARRVAVLEDIVDHTNVGAIFRSAAALGVDAVLVSPRCGDPLYRRSVRVSMGTVFQVPWARLESWPADLGALREQGFTVAALELTGDAVDLDELAARNPDKLALVLGTEGAGMSADTLAAVDLAVKIPMRAGVDSLNVAAASAVAFWELRPKG, from the coding sequence GTGACTTTCCACTATCTCGAATCCGCTGACGATCCACGCGTTTCCGACTACACCCGCCTGACGGACGTCCACCTCCGCAAAGTGCGCGAACCCGCGGAAGGCATGTACATCGCCGAATCTTCGCGCGTGCTCCGGCGTGCCCTGGCCGCCGGCCATGTGCCACGGTCGTTCTTCCTTGCCGAGAAATGGCTCGCTGACCTTGCCGACGTTTTCGACCGGTTTCCGGACGTTCCGGTCTACGTCGGCAGCGCCGCCTTGCTGGAAGAAATCACTGGATTCCATCTGCACCGCGGCGCCATGGCGGCGATGCACCGGCCGGCTCCGGTACCGCTTCCCGAACTCCTCGCCGGCGCCCGGCGGGTTGCTGTCCTCGAGGACATCGTGGACCACACGAATGTCGGCGCGATCTTCCGGTCCGCTGCCGCCCTGGGCGTGGATGCCGTGCTGGTCTCTCCGCGCTGCGGCGACCCGCTTTACCGGCGCAGCGTCCGCGTGAGCATGGGCACTGTGTTCCAGGTTCCGTGGGCGCGCCTGGAGTCATGGCCGGCCGACCTTGGGGCGCTCCGGGAACAGGGATTCACGGTGGCTGCCCTGGAACTGACCGGGGACGCCGTGGACCTCGACGAACTAGCGGCCCGGAATCCGGACAAACTCGCGCTGGTGCTGGGCACGGAGGGCGCAGGAATGAGCGCCGACACCCTCGCCGCCGTCGACCTTGCCGTCAAGATCCCCATGCGCGCAGGAGTCGACTCGCTCAACGTCGCGGCGGCGTCCGCCGTCGCTTTCTGGGAACTGCGCCCGAAAGGCTGA
- a CDS encoding Hsp20/alpha crystallin family protein, with amino-acid sequence MADLNKWTPSEVLEPIRRFLDGDLTMSSIRVEQFMDGNVLVVRAEVPGIEPEKDVDVSVADGMLHIKVEREEKSEHKSKSGYRSEFRYGSFSRSVSLPPGAREEDVTASYKDGVLEVRAPAPEQAPATGTRKIQIDHG; translated from the coding sequence ATGGCCGATCTCAATAAATGGACGCCGTCCGAGGTTCTTGAGCCGATTCGGCGGTTTCTCGACGGCGACCTGACAATGTCGTCAATCCGCGTCGAACAGTTCATGGACGGCAACGTGCTCGTGGTGCGTGCCGAGGTTCCCGGCATCGAACCCGAGAAGGACGTTGACGTCTCCGTGGCCGACGGCATGCTGCACATTAAAGTGGAACGCGAGGAAAAGTCGGAACACAAGAGCAAGAGCGGTTACCGTTCAGAGTTCCGTTACGGCTCATTCTCACGGAGTGTCTCGCTGCCCCCCGGCGCCCGGGAGGAAGACGTCACCGCTTCCTACAAGGACGGCGTGCTTGAAGTACGTGCCCCGGCTCCCGAGCAGGCACCGGCCACCGGAACGCGCAAGATCCAAATCGACCACGGCTGA
- a CDS encoding ABC transporter ATP-binding protein, with translation MSDVLELDAVSVVRGKKTLLDKVDWQVNEGERWVILGPNGAGKTTLLQIAAARMHPSSGTAGILDEILGRVDVFELRPRIGLSSAALATQIPENENVLNVVVTAAYGVTGRWREGYERDDERRAFRLLNDWGMGPLLNRTFATLSEGERKRVQIARALMTDPELLLLDEPAAGLDLGGREELVHKLGELAKDEAAPAMVLVTHHLEEVPPGFTHAMLLRDGGVVAAGPITDVLTAEHLSETFGLPLDVTVNAGRYTATARR, from the coding sequence ATGAGTGATGTTCTGGAATTGGACGCCGTCAGCGTTGTCCGAGGTAAAAAGACCCTGCTGGACAAGGTTGACTGGCAGGTCAACGAAGGCGAACGCTGGGTGATCCTCGGCCCCAACGGCGCCGGCAAAACCACTCTTCTTCAGATCGCGGCCGCCCGGATGCATCCGAGCAGCGGCACGGCAGGAATTCTTGACGAGATATTGGGCCGGGTTGACGTCTTTGAACTCCGCCCCCGCATCGGCCTCTCTTCGGCCGCCCTCGCCACCCAGATTCCGGAAAACGAGAATGTCCTCAACGTCGTGGTCACCGCCGCCTACGGCGTCACCGGCCGCTGGCGCGAGGGATACGAGCGCGACGACGAGCGGCGGGCTTTCCGCCTCCTCAACGACTGGGGGATGGGCCCGCTACTGAACAGGACTTTCGCCACCCTGTCCGAAGGTGAACGCAAACGGGTCCAGATCGCCCGCGCCCTCATGACCGATCCCGAGCTGTTGCTGCTCGATGAACCTGCCGCCGGCCTCGATCTGGGCGGCCGCGAGGAACTCGTCCACAAACTCGGAGAGCTAGCCAAGGACGAGGCAGCACCGGCCATGGTCCTGGTGACCCACCATCTTGAGGAAGTTCCGCCGGGGTTCACGCACGCCATGCTGCTGCGCGACGGCGGAGTGGTTGCCGCTGGCCCCATCACCGACGTCCTGACAGCCGAGCACCTCAGCGAGACCTTCGGCCTGCCCCTCGATGTAACGGTCAACGCGGGACGTTACACGGCCACCGCCCGCCGCTGA
- a CDS encoding sulfite exporter TauE/SafE family protein: MELLSGVFIFFAGLWAGTINSVVGSGTLVTFPVLIALGISPVTASISNAMGLVAGNAAGAWGYRKELAGRGRQLLRLLPASLLGGISGAWLLLHLPEKVFHYAAPALIVLALLMVVFQPRLQQWVRNREANPEHAIRDKRHGVLLIVLVYLAGVYGGYFVAAQGILLVGILGVFMTGTIQNANAMKNILVLGVNIVAAVSYLLFAFGRINWTVVGIIAVSSLIGGVIGSKVGRRLSPPVLRGVIFALGLVALGFMIANLFK, from the coding sequence GTGGAGTTACTCAGCGGCGTCTTCATCTTCTTCGCGGGGCTGTGGGCCGGAACCATCAACAGTGTTGTGGGTTCGGGCACCCTGGTCACGTTCCCCGTGCTTATCGCACTGGGCATTAGCCCGGTAACAGCCTCCATCAGCAATGCCATGGGGCTGGTGGCAGGGAACGCCGCGGGTGCGTGGGGGTACCGGAAGGAACTCGCGGGCCGGGGCAGGCAGCTCCTGCGGCTGCTGCCTGCGTCCCTGCTGGGCGGCATCAGCGGCGCCTGGCTGCTGCTGCATCTGCCGGAAAAGGTCTTCCACTACGCCGCTCCCGCCCTGATTGTGCTGGCCCTGCTGATGGTGGTTTTCCAGCCCCGGCTCCAGCAGTGGGTCCGCAACCGGGAGGCGAACCCGGAACATGCCATCAGGGACAAACGCCACGGCGTGCTGCTGATCGTGTTGGTTTACCTGGCCGGCGTCTACGGGGGCTATTTCGTAGCAGCCCAGGGCATCCTCCTGGTGGGAATCCTTGGCGTGTTCATGACGGGAACCATCCAGAACGCCAACGCCATGAAGAACATCCTCGTCCTGGGCGTAAACATCGTGGCGGCAGTGTCCTACCTGCTGTTCGCATTCGGGCGCATCAACTGGACAGTCGTGGGGATCATCGCCGTGAGTTCGCTCATCGGCGGCGTCATCGGCTCGAAAGTCGGCCGGAGGCTTTCCCCGCCGGTCCTGCGCGGAGTCATCTTTGCGTTGGGCCTCGTGGCGCTGGGCTTCATGATCGCGAACCTCTTCAAGTGA
- a CDS encoding DUF3099 domain-containing protein, which produces MTLAKRPGPSMSGDPDAASGDAQVHSITDAATAHSEEMRGRMIKYAVAMGIRMVCLILVFVVDGWFKVIPIAGAVFLPWIAVVIANGSDKAEVHSDYLLDAAPLAELEAPESPAAGADERPTVLQGEVIEDEDDIDGQERAAS; this is translated from the coding sequence GTGACACTTGCAAAACGACCCGGACCTTCGATGTCCGGTGATCCGGACGCCGCCTCCGGTGACGCCCAGGTGCACAGCATTACGGACGCCGCAACCGCCCACTCGGAAGAGATGCGGGGGCGGATGATCAAGTACGCCGTCGCGATGGGCATCCGCATGGTGTGCCTCATTCTCGTCTTTGTCGTTGACGGCTGGTTCAAGGTCATACCAATTGCCGGCGCAGTGTTCCTGCCCTGGATTGCCGTGGTCATCGCCAATGGAAGCGACAAGGCCGAGGTTCACAGCGACTACCTGCTGGACGCCGCACCGCTGGCAGAGCTCGAAGCGCCGGAATCACCGGCAGCCGGCGCAGACGAAAGGCCAACCGTACTCCAAGGTGAGGTCATTGAGGACGAAGACGATATCGACGGGCAGGAACGGGCAGCTTCATGA
- the serB gene encoding phosphoserine phosphatase SerB, whose translation MSSNVTAVSYGVKLSPSELEHLRSLLTGSGASFSAESRTGDARFEVYTVDFAVESGTAADITALRHEVASAAFGGMDTAIVPASLREAPRKFLIMDVDSTLIQQEVIELLAAYAGKKEEVTAVTEAAMRGELDFAQSLHARVAVLAGLPADVVDSVRAEVKLTEGAADLVAAFKAAGHAVAVVSGGFNQILRPIAEDLGLDYWIANELEIVDGALTGKVLGAVVDRAAKEKYLREWAAAEGIPMEHTIAVGDGANDLDMLSAAGIGVAFNAKPAVRAAADAAVSLPYLDAVRHIAGV comes from the coding sequence ATGAGTTCGAACGTGACTGCGGTCAGCTACGGCGTGAAATTGTCCCCTTCGGAACTGGAGCACCTCCGTTCCCTGCTGACTGGATCAGGGGCTTCTTTCTCCGCTGAATCCCGGACCGGCGACGCCCGCTTCGAGGTGTACACGGTGGACTTCGCCGTGGAATCCGGGACGGCTGCCGACATCACTGCGCTGCGTCATGAGGTGGCCTCCGCGGCCTTCGGCGGCATGGATACGGCCATCGTCCCGGCGTCGCTAAGGGAGGCGCCCCGGAAGTTCCTCATCATGGATGTTGACTCCACGCTGATCCAGCAGGAGGTCATTGAGCTCCTGGCCGCCTACGCCGGGAAGAAGGAAGAGGTCACGGCGGTGACCGAAGCTGCCATGCGCGGCGAGCTCGACTTTGCCCAGAGCCTGCACGCCCGGGTGGCGGTCCTCGCGGGGTTACCTGCCGACGTCGTCGATTCCGTCCGGGCCGAGGTGAAACTTACCGAAGGCGCCGCTGACCTCGTGGCGGCGTTCAAGGCCGCAGGCCACGCCGTGGCAGTGGTATCGGGCGGTTTCAACCAGATCCTGCGCCCCATAGCGGAGGACCTCGGGCTGGATTACTGGATCGCCAATGAATTGGAGATTGTCGACGGCGCACTGACGGGCAAGGTGCTCGGGGCGGTCGTCGACCGTGCGGCGAAGGAGAAGTACCTCCGCGAGTGGGCCGCCGCCGAGGGCATCCCCATGGAGCACACCATCGCGGTGGGCGACGGCGCCAATGACCTGGACATGCTCAGCGCGGCCGGAATCGGCGTCGCATTCAATGCGAAACCGGCTGTCCGCGCGGCCGCGGACGCCGCGGTCAGCCTGCCTTACCTCGACGCCGTGCGGCATATCGCCGGGGTCTGA
- a CDS encoding biotin transporter BioY, protein MSQTDNAVTGQAGSGGKSDRKPGRTRWNATDLGLIAVFAALVAGSALIAAIPVGGLGVPITLQTLAVMLTGLALGPGRAFAAVGLYTLLGLAGLPIFSGGRSGLGILASPSAGYIIAFPLGALAVGWLTTIVLRRTMKYRGLFLFAAAMASSVVVIHSLGVLGMMVNGKLDLSKAFLLDLAYYPGDIIKNVLAVTIALALHKAFPDLLIRRAGRNSVAVTARTGGATN, encoded by the coding sequence ATGTCCCAGACTGACAACGCCGTCACCGGCCAGGCCGGCTCCGGCGGTAAATCAGACCGTAAACCGGGCCGGACCCGCTGGAACGCCACGGATCTCGGCCTCATCGCCGTCTTTGCTGCCCTCGTAGCCGGCTCCGCGCTTATTGCGGCCATCCCGGTAGGCGGCCTCGGCGTCCCCATCACCCTGCAGACCCTCGCCGTCATGCTGACGGGCCTGGCGCTTGGTCCCGGCCGGGCGTTCGCCGCCGTCGGCCTGTACACCCTGCTGGGGTTGGCCGGCCTGCCGATCTTCAGCGGCGGCAGGAGCGGTCTGGGGATCCTTGCCAGTCCGTCTGCCGGCTACATCATCGCCTTCCCGCTCGGTGCCCTCGCTGTCGGCTGGCTGACAACGATCGTGCTGCGCCGCACCATGAAATACCGCGGGCTGTTCCTCTTCGCCGCAGCCATGGCCTCCAGTGTTGTGGTGATCCACAGCCTCGGTGTCCTCGGCATGATGGTCAACGGCAAACTGGACCTTTCCAAGGCGTTCCTCCTTGACCTGGCCTACTACCCCGGCGACATCATCAAGAACGTCCTGGCCGTGACGATCGCACTCGCCCTGCACAAGGCATTCCCGGATCTCCTGATCCGCCGCGCCGGCCGGAACTCCGTAGCGGTCACGGCCCGAACGGGCGGGGCCACCAACTAG
- a CDS encoding lipoate--protein ligase family protein encodes MTFPPFEAGPADGTHDDGARRHGEYKVPGGKLVVVDFDVVDGHLAHVSVSGDFFLEPDEALLDINRALTGLPDSTDAADISAAVSAGLPEDAVLFGFSADAVAIAVRRALAKATGWADHHWNVIAPTVLPTHVNVALDEVLTEEVGAGRRNPTLRFWDWEEPSVVIGSFQSVRNEVHPEGVARHGISVVRRISGGGAMFMEAGNCITYSLYLPQTLVDGISFADSYAFLDAWVMAALEKLGISAFYLPLNDIATEHGKIGGAAQKRLANGGMLHHVTMSYDIDADKMVEVLRIGKEKLSDKGTTSAKKRVDPLRRQTGLAREDIVEAMMDVFTGRYGATPSVLTDTELAAARDRVAAKFGTAQWLHRVP; translated from the coding sequence ATGACATTCCCTCCTTTTGAGGCAGGCCCGGCGGATGGCACGCACGACGACGGCGCCCGCCGCCATGGTGAGTACAAGGTTCCGGGCGGCAAGCTCGTTGTGGTGGATTTCGACGTCGTGGACGGACATCTGGCGCATGTTTCGGTCAGCGGCGACTTCTTCCTGGAACCCGATGAAGCGCTGCTGGACATCAACCGCGCCCTGACCGGCCTCCCGGACTCAACGGACGCCGCAGATATCTCCGCGGCTGTGTCCGCCGGCCTTCCCGAAGACGCCGTCCTGTTCGGATTCTCCGCCGATGCCGTGGCCATCGCCGTCCGCAGGGCGCTGGCGAAGGCCACCGGCTGGGCGGACCACCACTGGAATGTGATTGCCCCGACTGTGCTGCCGACTCACGTCAATGTGGCCCTCGACGAGGTGCTCACTGAGGAAGTGGGGGCCGGACGCCGCAATCCCACGCTACGGTTCTGGGACTGGGAGGAACCGTCCGTGGTGATCGGCAGCTTCCAGTCCGTCCGCAACGAGGTCCATCCTGAGGGCGTGGCACGCCATGGCATCAGCGTGGTACGCCGGATCAGCGGCGGGGGAGCGATGTTCATGGAAGCGGGCAACTGCATCACCTACTCGCTGTACCTTCCCCAGACCCTGGTCGACGGCATCAGCTTCGCGGACTCCTACGCCTTCCTCGACGCCTGGGTCATGGCTGCGCTGGAGAAACTGGGCATTAGTGCTTTCTACCTCCCGCTCAACGACATCGCCACGGAGCACGGCAAGATCGGCGGGGCTGCCCAGAAGCGGCTGGCAAACGGCGGCATGCTGCACCACGTCACCATGAGCTACGACATCGACGCCGACAAGATGGTGGAGGTCCTGCGGATCGGCAAGGAAAAGCTTTCGGACAAGGGCACCACCAGTGCCAAGAAGCGGGTGGATCCCCTGCGCCGCCAGACCGGGCTGGCCCGGGAGGACATCGTGGAGGCCATGATGGACGTCTTCACCGGCCGCTACGGGGCAACCCCCTCCGTCCTCACGGACACGGAACTTGCCGCCGCCCGTGACCGCGTGGCAGCCAAGTTCGGCACCGCGCAGTGGCTGCACCGGGTGCCTTAG
- a CDS encoding SURF1 family cytochrome oxidase biogenesis protein, which produces MYRFLFSSKWLGYLLLAAIFATACVFLGRWQMDRRAESLAEINRVTSNYSAAPLPFAAVEAQFSRLDADKEWTQVEMKGRYDVGGQRVVRNRPLNGQPGYEVVVPFKLNTGQTVVVDRGWLPIGNNTPGRPDAVPEPPSGEVTVVVRLKPGEPELQRGAPDGQLASIDLPAYAAQLGYPVLTGAYGQLASETPAAAAMPYPFPKPSTEEGTHLSYSLQWFAFGVLMFIGFGYAARQQARNAEIDAQDAEADGTPEYAMAAGRRRPAPRKRKNATAEEEEDAILDAQGY; this is translated from the coding sequence ATGTACCGCTTCCTCTTCTCCAGCAAATGGCTGGGTTACCTTCTGTTGGCTGCGATCTTTGCCACGGCCTGCGTCTTCCTTGGCCGCTGGCAGATGGACCGCAGGGCGGAAAGCTTAGCGGAAATCAACCGTGTCACGTCGAACTATTCGGCCGCTCCCCTGCCGTTCGCCGCCGTCGAGGCGCAGTTCTCCCGGTTGGATGCCGACAAGGAGTGGACCCAGGTGGAGATGAAGGGCCGCTACGATGTCGGCGGCCAGCGCGTGGTGCGCAACCGCCCGCTCAACGGCCAGCCGGGCTACGAAGTGGTGGTCCCCTTCAAACTCAATACCGGACAGACAGTGGTTGTGGACCGCGGCTGGCTCCCCATCGGCAACAACACGCCCGGACGCCCGGACGCCGTCCCGGAGCCGCCCTCCGGCGAGGTCACCGTTGTGGTCCGCCTCAAGCCAGGTGAGCCCGAACTGCAGCGCGGCGCCCCCGACGGGCAGCTTGCCTCCATCGATCTGCCGGCCTACGCCGCCCAGCTTGGCTACCCGGTGCTAACTGGCGCATACGGGCAGCTCGCCTCCGAGACGCCTGCTGCTGCGGCCATGCCCTATCCGTTCCCGAAGCCTTCCACCGAAGAAGGAACACACCTGTCCTATTCGCTGCAGTGGTTCGCCTTCGGCGTCCTGATGTTTATTGGCTTCGGCTACGCGGCGCGGCAGCAGGCCCGCAACGCGGAAATTGACGCCCAGGACGCGGAGGCCGACGGTACGCCCGAATACGCCATGGCCGCGGGCCGGCGCCGGCCCGCGCCCCGCAAGCGGAAAAACGCGACGGCCGAGGAAGAGGAAGACGCCATCCTCGACGCCCAGGGGTACTGA
- the fabG gene encoding 3-oxoacyl-ACP reductase FabG, translating to MTEAASTGRSVLITGGNRGIGLAIAEAFLANGDKVAVTYRSDAALPAGILGVKADVTDEASVDAAFAEVEAAHGPVEVLVANAGITKDTLLMRMSEDDFTSVIDTNLTGAFRVIKRASKGMIRMRKGRVVLISSVSGLYGAPGQINYSASKAGLVGIARSLTRELGGRGITANVVAPGFINTDMTAELPEATQKDYLSKVPAGRFAEAAEVANVVRWISSDEASYISGAVIPVDGGLGMGH from the coding sequence ATGACTGAAGCAGCATCAACCGGCCGCAGCGTTCTGATCACCGGCGGCAACCGCGGCATAGGACTGGCCATCGCAGAGGCTTTCCTGGCCAACGGTGACAAGGTTGCCGTGACATACCGCAGCGATGCTGCACTTCCGGCGGGGATCCTCGGGGTCAAGGCCGACGTCACCGATGAGGCTTCCGTGGACGCCGCCTTCGCGGAGGTCGAAGCCGCCCACGGTCCGGTGGAGGTACTGGTGGCCAACGCCGGCATCACCAAGGACACGCTGCTGATGCGCATGAGCGAAGACGACTTCACGTCCGTCATCGACACCAACCTGACGGGTGCTTTCCGTGTCATCAAACGGGCGTCGAAGGGCATGATCCGGATGCGCAAGGGCCGCGTTGTGCTCATTTCCTCTGTTTCCGGGCTGTACGGCGCCCCCGGCCAGATCAACTACTCCGCCTCCAAGGCCGGATTGGTGGGCATTGCCCGTTCGCTGACGCGTGAACTGGGAGGCCGCGGCATTACCGCCAACGTCGTCGCACCTGGCTTCATCAACACGGACATGACGGCGGAACTGCCGGAGGCCACCCAGAAGGACTACCTGTCCAAGGTGCCGGCAGGGCGCTTCGCCGAAGCCGCCGAGGTGGCGAACGTGGTTCGCTGGATTTCCAGTGACGAAGCGTCGTACATCTCCGGCGCCGTCATCCCCGTTGACGGCGGTCTGGGGATGGGACACTAG
- a CDS encoding ABC-F family ATP-binding cassette domain-containing protein: MITVQDLELRAGARLLMDQVSFRIDKGDKIGLVGRNGAGKTTLTRVLAGEGLPAAGKVTRSGEIGYLPQDPRTPDMEQLARDRILSVRGLDIAVGKLRLAHEEMASEDAAVQSKAMNRYDRLESEFLAAGGYAAEAEAAAICSNLALPDRLLNQPLKTLSGGQRRRVELARILYSDAETMLLDEPTNHLDADSIAWLRDFLKNHQGGLIVISHDTELLEATVNKVFLLDANRAQIDFYNMDWKRYLQQRETDERARKRERANAEKKAQVLFDQANKMRAKATKAVAAQNMAKRAERLLSGLEAVRENDRVAALRFPDPSPCGKTPLTADGLSKSYGSLEIFTDVDLAIDRGSKVVILGLNGAGKTTLLRMLAGVDKPDTGEVIAGHGLKVGYYAQEHETLDVDRTVLQNMRSSAPDMKDAEVRGILGSFLFSGDDVDKPAGVLSGGEKTRLALATIVASSANVLLLDEPTNNLDPASRAEILGALRNYTGAVVLVSHDEGAVEALNPERVVLLPDGVEDHWNEDYLDLITLA; the protein is encoded by the coding sequence TTGATTACCGTCCAGGATCTCGAACTGCGCGCCGGCGCCCGCCTCCTCATGGACCAGGTGAGCTTCCGGATCGACAAGGGAGACAAGATCGGCCTGGTCGGCCGTAACGGTGCAGGCAAGACCACGCTCACCCGGGTCCTCGCCGGCGAAGGACTACCGGCTGCCGGAAAGGTCACCCGCAGCGGTGAGATCGGCTACCTTCCCCAGGACCCCCGCACGCCCGACATGGAGCAGCTCGCACGGGACCGGATCCTGTCCGTCCGCGGACTGGACATCGCCGTCGGCAAGCTCCGCCTGGCCCACGAGGAAATGGCCAGTGAGGACGCCGCTGTCCAGAGCAAGGCGATGAACCGCTATGACCGGCTCGAATCCGAGTTCCTGGCGGCGGGCGGCTACGCTGCCGAAGCCGAGGCAGCAGCGATCTGCTCGAACCTCGCGCTCCCGGACCGTCTGCTGAACCAGCCGCTCAAGACGCTGTCCGGCGGACAGCGGCGCCGCGTGGAACTCGCCCGCATCCTCTACTCGGATGCCGAGACCATGCTCCTCGATGAGCCCACCAACCACCTCGATGCCGACTCCATCGCCTGGCTGCGTGACTTCCTGAAGAACCACCAGGGCGGCCTGATCGTGATCAGCCACGACACCGAACTACTCGAAGCAACGGTCAACAAAGTCTTCCTGCTGGACGCCAACCGCGCGCAGATCGACTTCTACAACATGGACTGGAAGCGCTACCTCCAGCAACGCGAAACCGACGAACGCGCCCGCAAGCGGGAACGCGCCAACGCTGAGAAGAAAGCCCAGGTCCTCTTCGACCAGGCCAACAAGATGCGGGCAAAGGCCACCAAGGCCGTTGCCGCGCAGAACATGGCCAAGCGCGCCGAACGCCTGCTCAGCGGGCTGGAAGCCGTCCGCGAAAACGACCGCGTGGCAGCCCTGCGCTTCCCGGACCCCTCTCCCTGCGGCAAGACCCCGCTCACCGCGGACGGCCTCAGCAAGTCCTACGGCTCGCTGGAAATCTTCACCGATGTGGACCTCGCAATCGACCGCGGCTCAAAGGTGGTCATCCTGGGCCTCAACGGCGCCGGCAAGACCACGCTGCTGCGGATGCTGGCCGGCGTGGACAAGCCCGACACCGGCGAAGTGATCGCAGGCCACGGGCTGAAGGTGGGCTATTACGCCCAGGAGCACGAAACGCTCGACGTCGACCGCACCGTCCTGCAGAACATGCGTTCCTCCGCGCCCGACATGAAGGACGCCGAGGTCCGGGGCATCCTCGGCTCGTTCCTGTTCTCCGGCGACGACGTCGACAAGCCCGCCGGAGTGCTCTCCGGCGGTGAAAAGACCCGGCTGGCTCTGGCCACGATCGTGGCTTCGAGCGCGAACGTGCTGCTCCTCGACGAGCCCACCAACAACCTGGACCCCGCCAGCCGCGCCGAGATTCTTGGCGCACTGCGGAACTACACCGGCGCCGTTGTCCTGGTGAGCCACGATGAGGGTGCTGTCGAAGCCCTCAACCCCGAGCGTGTTGTCCTGCTGCCCGACGGCGTCGAGGACCACTGGAACGAAGACTACCTGGACCTGATTACGCTGGCTTAG
- a CDS encoding type B 50S ribosomal protein L31 — protein sequence MKSDIHPKYEAVVFNDLASGVKFLTKSTVSSKKTIEWEDGNTYPVIDVEISSESHPFYTGKQRIMDSAGRVERFNARFKGFGGKK from the coding sequence ATGAAGTCTGATATCCACCCGAAGTACGAAGCTGTTGTATTCAACGACCTGGCTTCCGGCGTCAAGTTCCTGACCAAGTCCACCGTGTCTTCCAAGAAGACCATCGAGTGGGAAGACGGAAACACCTACCCGGTCATCGACGTCGAAATCTCCTCCGAGTCCCACCCGTTCTACACGGGCAAGCAGCGCATCATGGACTCCGCAGGCCGCGTCGAGCGCTTCAACGCTCGCTTCAAGGGCTTCGGCGGCAAGAAGTAA
- a CDS encoding SDR family oxidoreductase yields MGLLDNKTAIVTGSSRGIGADVAKLLAAEGAAVVVNYRQKAPRANKVVTEIESAGGRAVAVGADLTTQEGVQALASAAMENFGSLDVLVLNASGGMESGMADDYALKLNRDAQVNMLNAAVPLMREGSRVVFVTSHQAHFIDSVPTMPEYEPVARSKRAGEDALRALIPNLADKGISFIVVSGDMIEGTVTATLLDRSNPGAIEARRAEAGKLYSVAEFAAEIARMVTADVETGHTEYAGGADYFGKGTGQAG; encoded by the coding sequence ATGGGATTGCTGGACAACAAGACCGCCATTGTGACCGGTTCGTCGAGGGGGATTGGCGCCGACGTCGCCAAGCTCCTCGCAGCCGAAGGTGCCGCCGTCGTAGTGAACTACCGCCAGAAGGCCCCGCGGGCCAACAAAGTGGTGACCGAAATTGAATCGGCCGGCGGCCGCGCCGTTGCCGTCGGTGCCGACCTCACCACGCAGGAAGGCGTCCAGGCGCTGGCCAGCGCCGCCATGGAGAACTTCGGCTCACTCGACGTTCTGGTCCTCAACGCCTCCGGCGGCATGGAATCGGGCATGGCAGACGACTACGCGCTGAAGCTGAACCGTGATGCCCAGGTCAACATGCTGAACGCCGCCGTGCCGCTGATGCGGGAGGGCTCCCGCGTGGTCTTCGTCACCAGCCACCAGGCCCACTTCATCGATTCCGTACCCACCATGCCCGAATACGAGCCGGTGGCACGCAGCAAGCGCGCCGGCGAGGACGCCCTGCGCGCCCTGATTCCGAACCTTGCGGATAAAGGCATCTCGTTCATTGTGGTTTCCGGCGACATGATCGAGGGAACCGTGACCGCCACGCTGCTTGACCGCTCCAACCCGGGTGCCATCGAAGCCCGCCGTGCCGAGGCCGGCAAACTGTATTCAGTCGCCGAGTTCGCCGCCGAGATCGCCAGGATGGTGACTGCCGACGTCGAAACCGGGCACACCGAGTACGCCGGCGGTGCCGATTACTTCGGCAAGGGCACCGGCCAGGCCGGCTAG